The segment ACGTGTCGTTCGAGCTCGGAGTCACGGATCGAGTCTACGAAGCCGTCGGCGCGCCCGACAGGCCGTCGACCCCGCAGATGTTCAGCACTCAACCGCTCTTTTAAGACACTTTTCAAGACTATCGAGACAACAGAACACGATCAACGTGTAGTGGCACCACAGAGAATCGCCTCGTGCGTCTCGTATCTTTTGAGAGGGTCGCACAACATCGGCCCTCTCTTTTGAGATATGTTTACCGGCATGCCCTCATCCCTGGGAGGCGGTGCCCCGTACCAGCTCGGCTATGCCCGGGCCGGGCGAGAGACGCACGGCCTCGAAGCTCAGATCGACGCCCTCACCGGCGTCGGCGTCGAGCCCTCGAAGATCTACAGCGACAGCACGGGGAGCCTCTCTCCTGCCGCCGACCGCCCCGGCTGGTCTGCACTGCTCGCCTACGCCCGCCCCGGCGACACGACCGTCGTCGCAGGCATCGACCGACTGGGCCGCACTGCGCCCGAGGTCCTCGCCAGCGCGTTGGAGCTCACCAGGCGCCGCATCGGCCTGCGCTCACTCCGCGAGGGCCTCGACACGGACGATCCCGTCGGTGCTCTGATCGTCAGCGTGCTGGCGTCGCTGGCCGAGCTCGACGAGGAGGCCGAGGCACGGCCCACTGCCCCTGCACGACGACGCGCGCACGCCGCCACCGTCGGCCGTCCGCGGGCATTGGACGATGAGCAGGTCGACGTCGCCGAACGGATGAAGGCCGCCGGACACTCCGTCCCGCAGATCGCGACCGAACTCGGCGTCAGCCGCGCCACCCTGTACCGCACCCTCGCAGAGAGGCGCGCCACCCGATGACCGCACATCGCGCAGACGACCCGCACGTACTTCCCGAGATCGACATCGTGACCGAGCACGGCATCGTCACACGACTGCCGACGTCGTTCCCCCTGTACGACCCGGAACGCGATGCGGATCTGGATCCCGATCGTTTCCAGCAGGGCTTCGACGAGGCTCTCACCGACCTCGATCACATGCCGTCGGCTTGGGCGCGTCATTACGCCGCGTCGATCCTCGACAAGCCCGCGCCCCGTCACGACAGCGACCGCAGCCACACGCGCGGCTACCGCGCCGGCCTCTACGGCTTCCTGCGCCACTCGTAGCGCTGGTCGGCGACCGGACCCCACGATGGTCGAGCCGGAACGGAGCGAAGCGGAGATCCCTGTCGAAACCGCCGCGGGCTGGGTGCCGCCCCACCGACGCGACGAATCAACAGTGTTCGTTGTGACCAGATCGTGGTCACAACGAACACTCCAACTTCGGCGCAACACGGCGTGTCGCAGAACTCGGCGTGTCGAAACTGGCCAAAGCGATCCCACCTCCGACTACGACACGCCGACGATCACGACACGCCGCAGAGGCAGGTTTCTGATGAGCCGTCCGTGTTTCTGGCCGCTTTCTGGTCCCCCTCGAACGGTCACGCCCAGCGTCGACGTGAAGCCGCTCTGGTGCCGGTCGGTGTCATCGCCGGATTCGTTGGCCTCCACACCGCGATTGCCCTCGCCGGAGCCACACTCCTGGCGACGCCCGCACTTCTGCCCCGGTGGGGGTTCGACTTGTGACTGTTCAAGCCGACCAAGAGCCGCATAGAACGCCGCGTGCCGACGGCCGATCGCTACTCCGACGCCGCTTCTTCGGCTCCGAGCAGCAACTCGACCAGATCCGAGAGCGCGTGGTACCCGTCCTCACGCAGTTCCTGGTCCTCGATCAGCAGCCAGACCAGATGGCGCGGGTTCTTCAGTTCGAGCCATAGCTTCCGGATGCGGCCGCGGTCGCTGCCCTGCACCTGCTCGGCGACGGCCTCCGGGTCGTCGATGCAGCAGGCGAGAACCGCCGCGTCACGAAGGTGACGCTCAACGTCCCAGCTGTCGGCGGTGTACGCCGCACCCTTCAATCCGAGCGCCGCGATGATGGATGGCAGGCTGAACCGGATCTCTTCGTCGCCGACGTGCACCGTCACGTTCACCGTGCGCTGCAGGGCGCCAGTACCTCCCGGCACCTTGAACACCCTGTGACCCATCACCTCGAGCTGCGTCTTGAGGTGATCGGCGACCATCACGTCGACGACATCCTTGCCCCGTTCGAATCGATGCGCGAACCCGTCGCGGTCGTTCGGCCGGCGCAGGGTGAACCCCAGCTCCTCGAGCCTGGCACGTGCGCCACCGTAGGTGATCGCGTTCGTCTCGATATGAAGTACGACGTCGACGTCGTCGGTCGGGCGATGCGGCAGGCCGATGCGAGCCGCGTGGACCTGCACCATCAGCCCGCCGACGAGCGTCCAGCTGAACT is part of the Gordonia phthalatica genome and harbors:
- a CDS encoding recombinase family protein; translation: MPSSLGGGAPYQLGYARAGRETHGLEAQIDALTGVGVEPSKIYSDSTGSLSPAADRPGWSALLAYARPGDTTVVAGIDRLGRTAPEVLASALELTRRRIGLRSLREGLDTDDPVGALIVSVLASLAELDEEAEARPTAPARRRAHAATVGRPRALDDEQVDVAERMKAAGHSVPQIATELGVSRATLYRTLAERRATR